Proteins from one Ornithobacterium rhinotracheale genomic window:
- a CDS encoding membrane lipoprotein lipid attachment site-containing protein has protein sequence MKKILFIFSAIALLSGCSEKVKAKKGSIDIISNIYFDASKNLENVQSIQVSKLNFKGDTILEIAPAIGTLEMTEQVNVIIDTTFYNFSNENSKKIIFSNDLKNGKSVYKKTAGALYTKENIINYVHRRDLNDTTLFKKKYKRFEIETPLTYSVFYIYKTDTILPYSIYPQVDKDYSGRIERIDSYNKKKDIFVTLQMVTKNDWDAEAQDIFDFNQYLSTKK, from the coding sequence ATGAAAAAAATATTATTTATTTTTTCTGCAATCGCCCTATTATCAGGTTGTAGCGAAAAAGTTAAGGCTAAGAAAGGGAGCATAGATATTATATCGAATATCTATTTTGACGCCTCTAAAAATCTTGAAAATGTGCAGAGCATTCAGGTTTCAAAACTTAATTTCAAAGGGGACACAATTCTAGAAATTGCTCCAGCAATTGGAACTCTAGAAATGACAGAACAAGTGAATGTGATTATAGATACAACCTTTTATAATTTCTCAAATGAAAATAGCAAAAAAATTATTTTTTCAAACGATTTAAAAAATGGAAAATCCGTCTACAAAAAAACGGCAGGTGCATTATATACTAAAGAAAACATTATAAACTATGTACACAGAAGAGATTTAAACGACACCACTTTATTTAAGAAGAAATACAAGAGATTTGAAATTGAAACTCCTCTAACCTATTCCGTTTTCTATATTTACAAAACCGACACCATATTACCCTATTCAATTTACCCTCAAGTCGATAAAGATTATTCGGGAAGAATCGAAAGGATTGATAGCTACAATAAAAAGAAAGATATATTTGTTACTTTACAAATGGTAACTAAAAATGATTGGGATGCCGAAGCTCAAGATATTTTTGATTTTAATCAATATTTAAGTACAAAAAAATGA